GCttctctttccatttctttcatatttcaactagtaatgttattttttttttttttatattttaaatcttgtcATCTTCGGTCACACTtgttgatgtgatatatttgaGTAGTTTTATATGTCTCAGTCTATCGCTTCGACAGACAGTCACTTAAGACATATCACATGTGATTGAGATTTGAGGATGAAGAACaacattctttttgtcaattgtTTTGTCCATATACAGAACGCCACAAATAAGAGTACCAAAATCactaatcaaaaaaaaaaaaaaaaaaaaaaaaaaagagtaccaaactttttgtacaaACGAAAAGGGAAAACAAAGTGCAACAAAACCTAAATAAGTAcaggaaaataataaatgtTGTTTAGGCTGCATGGAGGCATAATCCAGACTTTCGGACTAGAACTTGTAGTGTGTTTCTCTCCCCCGATTTTTGATGAATCCAGGCTTCGCAATTGTTACGTAGACAAACCTGCCATCAAAAAACTGAACCACAAACCAGCTCCAAAGTTATGACAGAAATCTCATTGGTTCCCCTGATTTAATAAGGACACCAAACTATTACCAAAGGGCATACCTTTCCATTCATCTCTTTCACTGCCAATTTGGCAGTGTCCTCACTAGTAAACCAGATATACGCAAATCCTAAAGACTGTCCAGAATTTCTATCCACAACTAGTTTGACTGAAAGAAAATGTTAAACAGAGGTTTATATGTAATCATtgaaatgttttttcttttaaaattcaagaATCATGAAAGAAGCAtgcacaaaagaaaaaaaaggaatggataaaattcatcaagaatGAGATAAGGTATGCTTAAGGATCAACTACAGAAATCTCCCAATGCCCTATGTAATAACTTCAAAACATGATAATGAACTCTTCAACTCTCCAGCCTGACTTTGCAATGACCCATCACACAACCTAGCAAGCCTCCATTGCATGAATATAGGCACTTTGCATTTATCACTGTTGGGAATTTGAACCTCCAaaattcacccccctaggatctaccctttgcaggaataataagaaaaatagagaaaaacaaCATAAGAAATTTATGTGGAGACtctaaaacaggagaaaaaccactagACTCAGAGAAGAAatttcactatgtgaaaaattattacaatcacacaatttttctcctcaccctcaaacacacacacaaagctacctcactagtaaaactttaactttatacCCCCTTCCCCTTTTTACAAAAAGGctaacagaggaatttaactaaagtcaaaagttactagataagttttcaactggtgcacttaaactaataggctaagcctcttatttataacttggCATAATGCTTCTTTGTTTACATtccaccggtgtgggactaaaaaTGAGCAATTAGTCAACAATCACCACCTGAACCCATTATCCAGACGCATTGTCATCTACTTGTGCCCCAAGAGCACTACCAGCATGCCTTGATATACTTGAACTTAGGACATAATCCAGAAACCACTGTAAAGTTTTCGTATCAGCTAACTAAATAGTCTAAAATAAACATATTACGAAGCCACTCCTTTCAGCAACTTCTTTGTTATAATTAGATATATATGATGAGAAATGTTATCCTTCATCTCAAGTTTTGTCACTACCAGTCGCACCTGGTGATGTGGCAAATCTTAAGTAGTGGTTTATTCAAGTCATAAATGTATAAAGCCAATTTAAATGTGCCACATCACAAAGTGTGACCGATgatgataagtaaaatcaaGAACGAAGAGTAACATTGCTAACACTATATTCGACAAGAGGGAAATAAGAatagggaaaaggaaaagaccaGCCTGGATACAGATATCAACCGTCTTAAAAAGCCGTATGAAGTCCCAGCTCCAAGTACAAATATAGGCCTAACAAAGGCCAGAAACAAAAAGTCAAGTGAATCCTCTAAAGCTCGAGGAAACAAGAATTCGTGGGCTAGAAGGGCATGGAAATTGGTGCATTTTTGGCCCAGACAAAAGATTTGGGTTATAATTAAGGTTGTGAAACCACGAGAAAGGGCATTAGAAGTTGCCTCCACAAACTTCCTAACTAAAGAATATACAAGCTAAGAATTCACCTTGGCTTACTTCTCCATAGTGTGAAAAGACCTTGTGCAGACGTCCCTCAGACATTGAGTGCGGCAGTCCTGCATCAGTTTGCTCCAAAGGGTTCAGAAAAATGGTTATTATCTGCAGAGAATTAATGGAGAACTTCAACTGGAAAATATTAACAATTAAACCAAATTACAAAAAGCAGCATGGCTTGCCGGCAACTATGaagcaagaaaattagaaagATGCAAAAAAGTGCCTGCTTATGCTtaatattcttttgtttttagaaatttCGAATCATTCTCAACGTTGTTTAACCTCAAAACCAATTAATCCTggaaaattactaaaagaatgAGACACCCATACAGCCTACCATACTTATTAATGGAATGTCAACGGAACACACCCTATAGATTTCTAGGAAGAATACTCTCTCAGTAACTAACAAACCTCTGAGCTTCATTCCTACAAGTCTCCACGTATGAAGATTTATAGGCCATTTGgaacaaaattaatatacctTTTATGAAGATTTTCgaggaagagagagtttcaTCCTG
This genomic interval from Carya illinoinensis cultivar Pawnee chromosome 2, C.illinoinensisPawnee_v1, whole genome shotgun sequence contains the following:
- the LOC122300507 gene encoding organelle RRM domain-containing protein 2, mitochondrial-like; protein product: MALLHYFPSQFSLLQYHRHPAIPNASLSETPVPSSISPQFCSISFSRQTVLRYPSFQSLRCSPSSSTSVQDETLSSSKIFIKGLPHSMSEGRLHKVFSHYGEVSQVKLVVDRNSGQSLGFAYIWFTSEDTAKLAVKEMNGKFFDGRFVYVTIAKPGFIKNRGRETHYKF